The Lactuca sativa cultivar Salinas chromosome 2, Lsat_Salinas_v11, whole genome shotgun sequence genome includes the window AAAAATGTCTGTAACAACCTTCAATCCCCTCTCCTCGCTTTACACGCACCATACGCTTTCGCCAATTACCACCAATTTCACTCATTGCGCGGTATTCATCTCCCTCTGTCCCTTGGTTTCTGATTATGTTTGCTGTTTCTTATTTGTATCGACATTTTTGATTCGAAGATGAGATGGGTGTTGTGTTATTGCAGGAATTGAATCCCCGTTTGCGCTATAATGGTGCAAGGCTTCTGAGTATTTGTCCTCATGCTATTTCTTCACGAGACCAAGGTATATAAGAAATTGGGCTTAGTGTAATGTTGCTTGTTTGTCGTTCTTCAAGTAGCACTTAAAGCTTATCGATCATTGTTTAAATATGTACTTTTATCTGATTTCGATTTCAGAGACTCAAATATGTTTCGAAATTGACATAGTTTCTTTTAGGGCGAATGTGCATTTAGATCATTcagaaaaatgtgaaattatatAAATATCCATATGTGAACTATCTGATTTCGATATGTAAACCACCATATGTGAACTTTTCCTTATTGATAGTTCCAGAAAGGAAATCCCATGCGCATTTTAGTACAATATAGCGAAATCTGAATATTAATCTCTATGGTTTCTCATATATGATCTTTGCCTTATTGATTTAATCTACAGGAGTGTTAGATTCTGAACTACATTCTGTTCTTCAGTTGGCTACAGGCTCTGAACTATATGAGGTGGAAAAAATTCTTTTTGGAACAAGGTGTAACCTATTCACTCTTGTCTTGAAGTCAAAAAAACTGTATATATGATTTTGTGGGAATATGAATGTTTTCTTATGCAACCCTacaaaaaattacaacttttttgACATGAATCTATGTAATTTTTGGATAATCTTCATACTAATTATGTCAAAAAACTTTTCAATCCAGTTACTTTAGTCCATTGTTGAAGTCCATAGCAAAACCATCCGAAATTGATTATGTAATGATTGAGGAGGATCCTGAAGAGAGAGAGGAGTTTATAAGGATTTTGGAATCAAGATTCTTCTTCCTTGCAGCTGATGCTCGATCTTCATTGAGGTAAAGTTAGGGACAATTAGGTAATTTACATCTTTTGAGTTGAAGTTGCAAACAAGATGTTAATATATTCCAAACTCATGCCCTTCGAGTGTGTTTGTATGTATGGTTTTTAAGTGATTGTGAATTGAAGAATCGGAATCAGATAATCAGTTCCTTAGAGGtaggggtaatttggtaattttaCGTTTATGTTAGTAGTTATTTTCAGGGGTTGGAGGCCTACATATAGGAATGTTTTGCTTGGTGTGAGAAAAGAACTAAAAATACCTTGTTCAACAAAAATATCAACCGAAGATTTGGAAGTAGAAATTTTCCTTCACTTGTTGCAGGAGTACTCAAGGTAAAGTAAATACTCAAAAATCAAAATATTGTCTTTTTTTAGTATTTTTCAATTTACTTTATTAGAAAAATTGCAGACTTTCTATTAAGTGATGTATGGATAAGATGTTGAATGGATAAATGATGTATGCCTAGGGGAAGTGTTTATGTTTAATGAAGAAAGATTGTTTCTTTTTTAGACTGAATAAGAGTAAATGACCAATTTGCCCTTGTGTCTACAAGTGATGCTGTATATTGGCACattttatattttgaaaaaatgtTTGCAGTGAAGGTTCAAGAAGCTTGAAAAAAACTTCTGATAGTTTACAAGTTGGCTTAAGTCCATGGAAAGTGCAGGCTTTTGCTGCTTTAGGACATGGAGCTGAAGAGATCTTTTCAACAATTCTGAAGGTTTTACTTATTTATGAaatatgaataataataataattctttTTACATATTTCTCTTTTGCCCCTTATATTTATGTTCTCTTTTGGTTATTAGAAAAATGTTTTTACTaagggctaaatgcaagaaatgaaAACATACTTTCAATGATTTGTTTTCACTTTTTtgctattacaacattgtactttgaaaaaaatGATATAATCATGTAGATTTcatgaataaataaaagtatgttgctatttattGCATTTATTCCTTTTCTTTACTTTTGGTTTTATAGGGTGGAGGGATGTTTACAGTGGGAAAGCTCTACAATTTCGTAAGAAATTACTTTTGAATATATTTTCATAAATTGAATTCTCaacttaaaaaaaatgaaaaaaaattcatgTGGTGTTGTAGATATCAAGTAAATTATCAGGCAAAGTGTTAGTGGAAGCAGCCAATTATCAAATAAAGAAGGAAGTTCTCAaagaggtatatatatatatatatatatatatatatatatatatatatatatatatatatatatatatatatatatatatatgtgatatgttaatgTTATGATTGTTATCAGGGTGGAAGAATGGCAGCTATAAACTTGGAGTCAAGAGCAGCTTTACTTGCAGCAAAACAGGTGATTGGATTTggatataaatataattatatttatattaatattatcataatctatttatttaagttatgaattttttttaataataatattgtttatGGATTGGTGATTTTGTGAACAGGGGTTAGCAGGTGCTGCATCGCGATATCTTGGAGTTAGGAGCATAATGGTGTTACTTGGCCCTATGTATTATTCCCTTTTTACCCTTCCACTAATAAATActgcatttatttatttatttatttatatttatttatatttgtttatgAAGGCTATGGGGAACATTACTAGCAGACATTGTTATTCAAATGCTTGGAACTGATTATGCAAGAATCTTGCGTGCAATTTATGCATTTGCACAGGTAAATCTCCAAAAAATAATAAAACCATTATTGCTTTAATCTGAAAAACATTCATCGTTTGATGCTATAAAtgaaaatgaatatatatatatatatatatatatatatatatatatatatatacatacatgtgGTTTGGATTAATTTATATAgtaaaaattatgttatttttttgtgGTTCAGATCAGAATCTCACGAACATACAGGCTACCATCGGATAGCAGATGAGAATAGTAGTGATTTAGTTTTAACTTTTATAGTGGTTGTTTTTCTTCTCTTATCATGTATcattattatatgattattatatcgtgtgtgtgtatgtatatatatatataacatatgtatgcCTAGTTTGAAATGCAGATAGATAGTTTACACTTTACACAAAacaaagaaaattttatttatatgttCTTATTCCCCTAAGGTAGAAATGTGAATATGTTAAAATGGTCCTGGTATCAGGTATTAATATACGCCTAAAACGGGTATCCGAGTATAGTCCATTTTAAACTGTCGTAACTGCTTTATTATTAGTCCGTTTGGGTTGTTTCttttaattagtttttatttGAATGTTGTTCAATGTTTTGGTTTAATTTTATGCTTAAGAAAGAgcttattttgatatgtattggCTAACTTACATGTCTATAAACATGGGTATCAAAActagttgtattttttttatttttatttttggagAGTATAATAGTAATATGGCGAAAAGGGTATAAATGAAAATAAGGCAAAAAGTACCAAAATTTCCGATTTTCGGTTTTCCGGTTTTAGACCTATTTTCATTGCTACTTTAATTTAACTAGCAATGCAATGATGGAATAGTGTGTTTTATTGCATTGTATTTGAAGATCTGATCTTCATGTTTGCGACTATAAAGGGAAACCATCTCATAAGTGTTCATGTCAAAAGGGTACATGTCAATTCCCAAAATGACCTTTAATTCTTAAGGTACCATTTGGTAGATGAACTGGGTGGAACATAATTAGATTGGACTGGACTGGACTGAACAGAATTGGACTAACAAAATTGGATTGGACATGACAAATAATTTGTATAGCGTTTGGTAAGACTAGATCATAACAACACAAGCTGCCTGAAACTGTTTGGTAACAATAGAACTAGATAGAACATGATGTAAAAATGACCATATTATCTTTTTGCAAAAATGTTAATAACTCTATTTGACATACAAAACTTAAAaattaacatttttattaaaaaatttatttaaaattctcATATTAACATAAGTTCTAATAACAAATAATCAAaaattgcttcaaaataaaaaaaatttaaatggtTCCCGAAATCCAtaattttaaacataaaataacAATCTTCAATTGTCTTCTTTTAAAATAGTCTTCGCAAAAATGGTTTGGTAGTTGCATCCAAACTATTCCACCTTGGTAACAAATACAtgcttttttttttgcaaaattgaaacaaatccGCATGACTTCTGAAGAAGACAACTCCATGGTCTTCAACTCTCCATATCtacaaagtttaaaaaaaaaaaagagcatTCTATTGATTTTAAAGAAAGACGTTTGAGAGACGAATATTAAAGATTTTTACCGGTATGgcaaaaaatattattaaaataaatgaaatgtTTGCAAGAGGTTGGAGAGATACAAAAGCTAATAAAATCAAAAGAAAACTACACAAAACAAATAGTGTACTTAACCTTAATAACAATTCACTTTCACTACCACCAACCAAGACAACTGAACAATTGAATAAAGTCTTCCAACTAACAGGTAAAAAAACTCGAGGGCAAGTACAAAAGTTAAGGGGCATTTTCGTCAGAAATTAAGTATCTACAACTTGAACCGGACAAAACAACATAAACTTGACAAGTACCAAACTAGGCAACAACAATTTTCTTATTTTAGCCTCTCAAGAAACAACAAAGATGTTTATCATAAACTGGACAGGAACAAAAGCTTAGGGACAATTTGGTCAAAAAATGGAACATATTATCAAACTGACAAAGAATGATTAGCCTCCTAAAGTTGATACTACGTTTTAACGATCTGAAGCATAACCAATAACGCTTAAATCATATTCTAACATAGTCCTTTTAATTAAAAACCAACAAAAGGAAACAAAATACACAAAGTAATTGAATTTCTTTGGGGAAGATCGATAAGAGGGATAAGGACAACATAATCGACCCTTATCTTCCCTCTATGTTgttaaaaacttttgaaaattgCTGGCAAGAGTTTAATAAAcatacatgtcacacccccaaatcagaatgacggaaacgttcgagggcggaggacttcatgtaagtatcacaacgtatgcaatatagtaatcaaagtacaaacaaccattgaattaataagtataagttttacataagtgtttaaacattacatattcaaacaTCAAAGTAGGTACAGTAGAAGACAAGAGTCGCAGTACGGTACTAGGTAGTCTTCTGAAAAGCTTtgggagtgtacctgtctactggattcctgagaatacaagttattttgaaagtgtagatcagcatttaagctggtgagttcataagtattttagttctaTAAAGTATACTCTAAGTTCTCTGGAAAAGTTTGctggttcctccagaaaatcctatatttcttgATGTGATAAAAAGATAACCTCAATAGTACTCTCTGCAATTACTTAGTTGATACTAGTTATctatata containing:
- the LOC111893803 gene encoding uncharacterized protein LOC111893803; the protein is MSVTTFNPLSSLYTHHTLSPITTNFTHCAELNPRLRYNGARLLSICPHAISSRDQGVLDSELHSVLQLATGSELYEVEKILFGTSYFSPLLKSIAKPSEIDYVMIEEDPEEREEFIRILESRFFFLAADARSSLRGWRPTYRNVLLGVRKELKIPCSTKISTEDLEVEIFLHLLQEYSSEGSRSLKKTSDSLQVGLSPWKVQAFAALGHGAEEIFSTILKGGGMFTVGKLYNFISSKLSGKVLVEAANYQIKKEVLKEGGRMAAINLESRAALLAAKQGLAGAASRYLGVRSIMVLLGPMLWGTLLADIVIQMLGTDYARILRAIYAFAQIRISRTYRLPSDSR